The region TTTTCAACCCTTGCAATCTCCTTCTCTCCCGGATGCTTCTCCACTCGAATCCAGATATCAATGTCGCTATCCTCCCTGTTTGTTCCCTTTGAATAACTTCCGTAAACTCCAAGGCTTACCATCCATTCTCTTCGGTGTTTGACAAGTGATGTTTGCAGTTTTGTTATGTTGAGCATAATTTTGATCGCCCTTACTTCAGGAGCTTCATGAAGAACCACGTATTTCCTCTTCTGCCTTTTCAGGACTCCTTCCATTTCAAGCAACCTGAGAAACTGTGAAACAAAACCCTTGCTTCTTTTCAGAGACGTTGCAACCTCCTCAACCCCAACCACTTCTCTTTCCAGAATGAATTCTAGGGTTTCCACCCTCTCTTTGCTGGAGAGAATTTTCCATATGTTCATGATATGTGAACTTGTAGTTCATGGTTTGTGAACTGAATATTTTATCCGGATTTCATGCAGGGAGTTGTCTGGAGAAAAACAACTTCAAAAAAATGCCCTCATGGAGCCTCAAAAAATTAGAGAAGTTCTGATTATGTCTGACTACAACCGGGAATAGATGTGTTGGCCTGAAGACGTCATTCAAACGCTCTAA is a window of Geoglobus acetivorans DNA encoding:
- a CDS encoding nucleotidyltransferase domain-containing protein, which gives rise to MNIWKILSSKERVETLEFILEREVVGVEEVATSLKRSKGFVSQFLRLLEMEGVLKRQKRKYVVLHEAPEVRAIKIMLNITKLQTSLVKHRREWMVSLGVYGSYSKGTNREDSDIDIWIRVEKHPGEKEIARVEKDLAKEIGKPVHLLILTPEKIARIKENDPIFYCELVNSLCYMG